The stretch of DNA TGTAAATTTTACCATATTAGTCAGAAaccgatttttttttttttttaagattgagTTAAATAATGTTTCcgtaaaaaaagtataaaatattgaGAGAAGAAAATACACATGATATCCATCCACCAACATGCAGAATACTTCATTTTCTGTCATGGTTTTCTCTGATGACAGTGAATTAGAGACAAATTCTTAAAGCTATACTATAGAAGTGCAATAATTTTTGATATATAGTGTGAAAACGGAATAGAAAACCTTTTGGTTAGAAGATTTGGAACAGTGCTTTAACCCATGATATTGACAGAGTAGTGTGTTGTGTTGAGATAGTGCAGGAGTGGGGGCATGGTAAAGATAGTATAGTGCAGTGGTGGGGATGACTGCAACACCGCCACACTGAGCCAATAGACATTGGCGTGCACAGTGCAGTGCACACCACCAAATCAAAAGATGTGTGGATGAATGAATCAATATATGTTTGTGATTGATTCTACCACATGCCTCCAAATCCAACTCACATGCCTCACTCTTCCATACACTTTTCTACCCCACCACACCTTTTTCTCTCACgccaaattatttattaattaattccaAACCAATTACTTAATCATCCTCAAAATGGTTTCTCACAACACCTAGCCATTGTACCTATAATGGGTGCTGCTACTGCTTTTGTTGCCCAGTTTCCAACACAGTTTTTCATAAGGACAAGTGTTACATTGCTAGGGTTTCGAATCAATCTCCCACTTCCCTCTTTGCAAACCAACCCCATCCACACAATGTGCTTTCTATATGTCAATCACaatttacaatattatttatgtaaaatagatgaaaaatacTTTGTTTGGACTAATTGATGAAAACTgagttaaaagtaaaatatatttgtttattattttttattttttatttattataataaggataaacataaatattaatagaatatatatttactatgtgctttaggaaaaaatatctcagaaataaattcattggaaaatgatatttttatctgTTTATGCTATTGTGGTTTGCGTAAAGTAGAAATGGGGGAATGTATCTCATCatcttttgaaagaaaaagtattTGATATATATTGCTACCTTTTTTTcgtatcattatttttactccATTTGTTCATTTCTTTTCCTTAAGTTACATTGTTGTGTTCCAACTATGATTTGTTTTTCTCCttaatctctttctcttttaggAAAATATAAGTATTGGATTGCTATGATTTTTGGATCTAAAAGGATAAACGTGCTACTCCAAAAAGATTGAGATCTTTTCTTTTCTACCCCTTACCAAAAAAGTAATATTGAGATCGAGGAGTTGCCCGTGGTAGAAGAAGATGCTCATCGTAATCGGTGTAGATGATGCAAGTGGccattgttttttatatattatccacaaataaaataaaaaaataaaaaaaataaattatatttgtttgatttgtgtCACTTCATGTCTCTTCAAACACTTGGAATCAACAACCACGTAACCATGTCCTTCTCATGTCCACCAAAAAAGGGCAAGTCCAAAACCTTATTTTCATAGGGCACTTCCCTATTGGggaaagttttttatttatcatgccCTTTGTGGAATCCCACCTCGTATCATCATTCCAAATGGTACTATATCTAGCTACAGTTTCTAGTATAAGATATGGTCATTATTAGGTTCACATACCCCAAATATGACCTCAAAATTTGTTCACCGATCATGCATGCTGCTCAAGGCGTGAAACTGAAACACCCCTATCATCTTAGGGCACTATTACCTTAACTAATTAATCCATTTTACCAACAATCATTGGCTAAACTTCCTCAAATCACGAGGTCATAGATTGTATATGTTGATTCAACACCTGAACAATATATAGATAGCTagcataagaagaaaaaaaatagttaaagaaTTCCACacattttaagataaatatatattatatatattcactatagttgattttttttttttcattttgaatttatgTTACGTATACCTTTTTTCAGAGAAAGCTACAATCTTGTTAGATACATCTCGTGAAGATTTTGGAAATCAAGCAAGAGAACCAAAACCTCACAATTGTTTCAAACATGTCATCTCAATCTTTCTTGACATCTCACACCAGCAAACATTAGCAAAAGGAGATTGGTTTGTGATAACTTGATTAACTATGATTAAAAGACATAACGTTTCACTATGTCTGGAACATCCTTAATTATCTTGAAAACGAGGATAAGAGAAAGAAAGTCCGAGTGAAGATGGAAGAGAAAAGGGTTTAATTTTGATGCAGGCATGTGTAAAAGTGacataaacaaaaatgttacAACTGGGGCAATGTGTTAAAGGCATATAAGAGTAGCAGAAACACAGATGATGCACTTAGTGAACAGCGATAGGTTCGAAAATTGACGTCAATGATTTACTTTGCATCAATAATTAATGTGTTAACAAATGTAAAGCATAAAGCAAATATACTTTAAACTGCTTTAGCGCCGCATTAGATTTTTGCGTTTGTGAGTGTATTCAGACGTCGAACACTTATTGGCTGGTTTAGCTCGTGAACAGcaattccacttttttttttttttttaattttctcccTTAATTCCTTCTttaattaaaggaaaaaaaggaaCCTGCCATTATACTTCCATGTGTTCATCTGCACAATATTATTCGTAATTAAAACCATGAATATTCCTACAAGATGGACAACAATAATGCTGCACTTGAATAGTTTTTGACATGATAATTCAGAGCAAGAACCTTTCTCATTGACTTTCTGTCGTTCATAAGAAAAGAATCGTTAGATATAACTCATCGTTTTTTGAATATATGCTTAATCATACACTCACATTAATTGCTgtaaatactatatatatatatatatatatatatatatatgtctgtatctatatgtatatatatgtatatgtatatatgtatgtgtgatTGTATGATGTATATGTTTCTAGCAGCTTTTGTGACGTGTAGAATTCATGATTTAACTTTCAAAGATGGAGCAGTTAATCCTAGCTAACAATCTCATCAATGGGAAACACTCACAAGCACTTTTTCAAGGACTAATCCTGCAGTAACTAGCTAATTGTTATTTAAGAactaaacaagaaaataaaggtGTAATTAAAGGATTAATAATGATATCAGATGGTGAAGAAAAAGACAAATGATGGAGTAATTAATATTCGTTTGTTACAAAACCAATTCTTGAAGAGACCTGAGAAACATGATTAGAGGTAAATAGATTTAGAATGTGAAGATGCCTTTAAGCTAGGGCTTATAAGATAGTAGGTAGCAGCAAGGAATAAAATGAACTTGTGGTTGGGGTTGTTGCATATGGATGTAGAGATCATAAAGTTAGttcctttttttctcttcttttctaatttctttttccatacataaattaaaatattatagatcAATGAGCAATGAAGATAAACCCACATTTATTCCGTGCATACGTGATGCAACATTTCCTCTTTCTGGCCCTATATATACCCTGCATCCCCGTTCAGGTCTTCACACAAGGGCAATTGATTTGTTCCATTAGAAAGTGAACTTGTTGTGTTGAATGTTAGAGAAAAAAGGGTGTTAATTATTACAGAAAAAACTGAATGTTTGTTCTCTCCCTTCGACCCTCATCCAATCCATTGTTGATTCTTATGCAGCAATGATATCAGATTTCAGTAAATGAATGCAGATTAGGGTAAAAGGGAGGTGACAGAAGAGAGTGAGCACACATGGTACTTTCTTGGATGATAAGGTTTCATGCTTGAAGCTATGTGTGCTTACTCTCTATCTGTCACCCCATCTTCATCTCTTTCTTTCAATCCTCTTGTTCTTCACtttctgttaatatatatatgtatctgatttttgttttcacttTCCCTTCATATAAGTAACCCTAAGGCTCGTGTTGTCATATCATTCAGTATATTATGCTTTATGGGCATCTCATTCCATGTCTCAGGTATGTATTGCTGGTTTCCACATATGGATTTTTCTTGATTAGCATGCAGATTTGAAGTGCATCAGTTTCCTCaagaaaagtaattttatttctGTTTTCGCTTATAGAGAGCCTACTTTCACAGATACAATAAGTATCTGTAACTCTAATTAGTTGATGAATTTTGATCTTGTATGCTCTCAGTTAGCCTCAGTTTAAGAGGTTAATCACTGAAAacagttttatattttcatctGATGACAGTTTAGACACAAGATTCTATTTAAAACCCATCTTAATTTTCGTTTATTTTACTCATGAATTTACCAGATTAACTGCTAGGGTTTTGGGGATACTCAGTTAAGAAGAAAAATTGATCAGCAAAGGTATGGATTTTGTGACGGAAAAATGGGATTCTTTGTAGTAATGAACATGGTTTTACAGAAGTATAGATTTAACTGAAATTAAATCTTGATTTTGTTGGTTAGGTTTTATCtggtatatatatgtatatgtactcatctctcttttctttattttaaattttgggaTTGAACTCAGAAGGATTTTTGCAGTTGAATTGAAAGTTATGAACTACAATCTTTCaaaaaggtaattttttttttctgggataTGCACATAATCATGGATGGATAGTTTATGCATTTTTAACACGCACAGTACTCTATACTATTCATATCTCTTTGGTATTATCAGTCCTTCAGAGTATTATATGGGTTATGTCAgaatctgattttttttttttttttgtaatggtTGGAGTAATCAATTTAACTCCACGACCTTCATGGAAGTAGTGAATTTCCACATTTCTTTACTTTTACTTTAGTTAATCCTATGTCATCGAATTTAACTCTATGCGTTTCTGTGGTTAAATTAATTCAAGTATATTGATTGTCTCCCTATATATCAGATACTTTAGGGTTCTAAAACACAGTAATTTAATGAGTATGAATTTTCATTCCCTGACATTTGAGTTCTATGCCACTTTCAGGTTGTAAAAGGTCTTGTTGATGAAATGGAGTGCAAACAATTGAAATCTTCCAGAAAACAGCTTGGTGGGAAATTAAAACAACCATATGTATGTTCTATATATTTAGGGTTgataaaaaaaggaagaaaaaagagTTATGGGGAAAAGGGAATGCCTAAATGATAAGTGTGTctgcatatttaatttttacctGCACAATCATGTAATTGTAATTAATACTCTGATCAAATATACATGCACCACTGCATGCTAAAATTGTACAAACTATGCTAATTGTGTATAGGGTTAGCTTTTATATGTGTGTGTCTGTGTATTAAGGGTACGTGAAAGAGcaatagttttaattattttttctgcaTTGATGTGTGTGTTTGTCTAGATACATTTCATTTCTCTgacaaaagtaaattattattaacataattCCAAGTTAAAACAGAAGTATATGTAATCTAGACTTATTACAtgcataaacaataattataacataaaatacaacataataaaaatgaaagtagTTAATCTTTATTAATGAGAGTGAGCTTCTGTATGTAATGAGAATTTCAtctaaaataaacaatttccTGAGCAAGCACCATTAATCTTTGAGCTGCCATtgcttcctttctttttttaagcATGAATTCTGACCTGATAAGGCTATATATATGTACTTCTTTTTTGGTTAGTAGATTAATCAgattattaataataactatCTTATACACAATGttgagcatatatatatatatattggaagtAATCATGTAACTTTTTAATACTATCAATTCATTATAATATGACATTAATTAATGGCAGAATGTGGCCTTCAAATACTATAATTGATTTAGTTAAACACTTTATGATatgaaaattaacaaatatttaaaaggacgactaaaaaaatttaaatacttttagatCCGTATTTGCTCTTAAGAAGCACAGAGAAAACTGACATACTTATTTTCTTGAGGTCCATTAAGCTGTTGAAGATTAAATATACATTGCctaatatttaaacaaagaaATTTTCAATAGAACAGTACTGCTCCCCTTATTGTAATGTAAAGGTAACCCTatgcaaaatatataatatatatatgtatatatatatatatatatatatatatatatatatatatatatatatatatatatatatatatatatatatatatatatatatatatatccaaagaATATGTGTGCATGCAACCAGGAATAAGCTGTTCATTGAACATGAACATACTTTTTAGTCTTTttataacaaaagaaataatatatgctttaatttaaataaaaagtggaTGTGCAAAGTGATGAATTCAATGGACAGTTGCTTGAGTGGTCCTTGTTTGCATTCTGAAAATTTAGCCGTACGAAACGAGGTAAGTTCATACAGAAAATGATTACACAAATTGCTAGAACTttagtaaatataatatttcatggATGAACAATTGGTCATTTTTGCTCTGATTTATTCTTTCtgacaaataaatttgaatcCAAACAAGTTCTACCTGAATTTATCAAGCGCATTCTAAGTTACTCTTAAGCAATAATGTTTGCCAAAGACGTGATACTCTATTGAGGTAAAGATTTTTACTTGTTTACCAATGAAAAATCACTAAAGCTAGTTATCATAAAAATGAACAATCTCATTGTATATACATAATCTATAActgaagtaaaaaaattaaaaacttttacaaTGTTAGTACATTCACACTAAATTCAAAGTAGAATGTTTAGAGAAAAATCATTTGAGTTTATGTGTTACCATGTAGAATCAAGAAGCTCCAATTTAGAAGTTAGAACTGTATCATACTTGTTGTCGCCAATTTTTGCTAACGATTCCTCTTAAATGACTGAAAGATCTTTGACTAATCTGTAATTAACAATCATAATCACTCACAAAAAGTAATACTTTTGTATTTCCAAGAAAATGATGCAGGGTATACATAAACATCATGTGTCCATATGCCAATGCCTCCATGTGGGGAGCACAGcaacaaaagtatataaaattaagaaaaagaaaacagaattCTCTTACAAAACCcctcatcaaataaaaaacttgtaCAATGAGCGCAAGTAATGAATCAACTAGGAAGTTACACTCTACTTCTTGTAATGAAGGAAGAATCAAGAAACCAATTTGCACTCAAGCTACAAATGCTAAACTCAATCAATATCACTCCATGCAGAAGAGCAAGATGTTCAATGCTGTACTAGGAAGATCATCTTTTAAACCATTGTCAATAAACCAGTTGTCTATAATGCTATGTGACAAATTACTTGAAGTTTCAGCAGGCCACTTGTCAACTAATCTAAACCCGAAATGTGCTGCAGCAGAAAGCAAGGTAGGTTCGTCTACTCGGCGAAAAATGTGGCAAAGAATAAGTGCAGGAACATTACCATCTTCATGGCTTCCACCAGTGGCAATGAGTTCTTTGGCAGTTGCAAACAAAGGCAATATGGCTTCAGGAATGTATGTCACATCTGTGCCAATGATGACATCAAATCCTCTATTGCTCACTACTTCCTTTATGCTTTCTATGTGGTCTTTGTTTCCCCACTCCAATCTTTTTGTGGTTAGTTTAGTCAGCAACGATGGTTCAATGTTGGATGCAACATTTTTGGCCAGGAGATCAAGTGCAAAACCATCACCATCGGTTGCAACCACTAGATCAGCATCTCTTGCAGCAATCATTGAGCAGATACCTCCGCTGCCACACCCCAACTCCAAGATCCTCTTTCCTGCAACAATGCTGGGATTTTCTGCAAGGACAGAAGCCATCAACCGCGCCGATTCCCACAGCATCAAACCCGTTGACTTGCAGGTATGTTGGTACTCTTTTGAAAGTAAACTAATCTTGAAATTCCAGCCTCTAAGGTTGATCTCAATGATCTACAGGAAAAACTCAGGTGATGAAAAGTGGACACACTAATATGttgaagagataaaaaaatctaaataaaaacatcagtataaaaaaataagccaAAGAAAGCTATCGTTTATGACATATATGcaactaataaataaaaattgagaataaTACTGAAGGAAATTTCGAAAAAGAAGTCATTCAAAAGTTGCTAAAAGGAGAAAGGAAAAGGCCTTGATATGCAAATTGTGTACATCTGAAAGAACTAACCTCAGATGGGATACGTTCAGATACTAAGAAAAATGATTCCATGAAATCtgattaatttttgttagaaCTAAAGGATGAGTAATGATTGAGCAACAGTGAGAACTTTACCTCGTACTCACTGGAAGGTAAGAATCCGAACATGTCCATTGCCACACCCTCAGACAAATCAACTGCAGAGTCATTTAAACCaccattcaaattattttgCTTGATTTCCTTGTCGACATTATCACTATCAAGATTATTGGCCTCAGCTTCTTGGCTTGAAGACAAGTTGGAACTATCTGATACACGAAATACAGCTTGGACCCATCGACtaaaaccaaaaaacaaaaagggaAAACAGAAGTACAGTCAATGTGTTTGAATGTGAAGGAAAACAAATGGAACCTCATCTTTAAAAGTATCATATATGATAGAAAGCATTAGAAGTTCAAGAAAGCATCCTACATGATAGGCTACCTAATGTAAAAACACAACTCTTAGAACACAATTAATACCATATAAAAATGACCAAAATGAACttgtgataaaatatattaccgaTTCATTATCAACTCCCTTGAGCGGTTCTCAACTTGTTTGCAGTATACATGG from Vigna unguiculata cultivar IT97K-499-35 chromosome 8, ASM411807v1, whole genome shotgun sequence encodes:
- the LOC114195343 gene encoding uncharacterized protein LOC114195343 isoform X1 is translated as MYKPRSLKVYFPLPNAGRNPNSKPHKVGIAMASGEQKSPPQTQRLQIYPNTNSGVSPFWREKYEREAKRYWDVFYKRHKDRFFKDRHYLDKEWGEYFSGGGKKVILEVGCGAGNTIFPVIASYPDAFVYACDFSPRAVELVQTHEDYKESHVSAFVSDLTADDLCKEILPSSVDIVTMIFMLSAVSPEKMPLVLQNVRKVIKPDGYVLFRDYATGDLAQERFSTKDQKISDNFYVRGDGTRAYYFSNEFLTNLFKENGFDVDKLHVYCKQVENRSRELIMNRRWVQAVFRVSDSSNLSSSQEAEANNLDSDNVDKEIKQNNLNGGLNDSAVDLSEGVAMDMFGFLPSSEYEIIEINLRGWNFKISLLSKEYQHTCKSTGLMLWESARLMASVLAENPSIVAGKRILELGCGSGGICSMIAARDADLVVATDGDGFALDLLAKNVASNIEPSLLTKLTTKRLEWGNKDHIESIKEVVSNRGFDVIIGTDVTYIPEAILPLFATAKELIATGGSHEDGNVPALILCHIFRRVDEPTLLSAAAHFGFRLVDKWPAETSSNLSHSIIDNWFIDNGLKDDLPSTALNILLFCME
- the LOC114195343 gene encoding uncharacterized protein LOC114195343 isoform X2 is translated as MPEETQIGIAMASGEQKSPPQTQRLQIYPNTNSGVSPFWREKYEREAKRYWDVFYKRHKDRFFKDRHYLDKEWGEYFSGGGKKVILEVGCGAGNTIFPVIASYPDAFVYACDFSPRAVELVQTHEDYKESHVSAFVSDLTADDLCKEILPSSVDIVTMIFMLSAVSPEKMPLVLQNVRKVIKPDGYVLFRDYATGDLAQERFSTKDQKISDNFYVRGDGTRAYYFSNEFLTNLFKENGFDVDKLHVYCKQVENRSRELIMNRRWVQAVFRVSDSSNLSSSQEAEANNLDSDNVDKEIKQNNLNGGLNDSAVDLSEGVAMDMFGFLPSSEYEIIEINLRGWNFKISLLSKEYQHTCKSTGLMLWESARLMASVLAENPSIVAGKRILELGCGSGGICSMIAARDADLVVATDGDGFALDLLAKNVASNIEPSLLTKLTTKRLEWGNKDHIESIKEVVSNRGFDVIIGTDVTYIPEAILPLFATAKELIATGGSHEDGNVPALILCHIFRRVDEPTLLSAAAHFGFRLVDKWPAETSSNLSHSIIDNWFIDNGLKDDLPSTALNILLFCME